The following are encoded in a window of Castanea sativa cultivar Marrone di Chiusa Pesio chromosome 5, ASM4071231v1 genomic DNA:
- the LOC142634060 gene encoding coniferyl alcohol acyltransferase-like, translating into MNTKEVEVTLIKKEVVTVQLPKNEDHWLPLSNLDLCILHPLDFSIFLCYKKPTYKDNGNSMAMVEVLKKALKEALVPYYFLAGEKVPDSMGEHKLHCNNRGVDFTEAFAYIELQKLNLNEPDETIGCKLVPKKKNGVLAVQATGFKCGGLVLACTFDHQIVDAYSAGMFLVSWAEIAQSKPFSSLPTFNCVMLNPRHPVSFDPSLHNLYVPITMFNPSNDPEPSANHFENRICLVKADIINQLQSQTSTKESKRTKLESFSALLWKISAKSAKNKRVSKLGIVVDGRTMLSFGDKEKTSLMSSYFGNVLSIPYDTKKIDELIEKPLSWVANEVHGFLEGAKTKEHFLDLIDWVEAHRPVQSLAKVYSSGNKEGPALVVSSGQHFPISKVDFGWGKSAFGSFYFPWGGNVGYVMPIPSPSGNGDWVVYMHMLKRELELIECEAAHVFKPCTSDCLN; encoded by the exons ATGAATACTAAAGAGGTGGAGGTGACTCTGATCAAGAAAGAGGTGGTGACAGTGCAGTTGCCAAAGAATGAGGACCATTGGCTACCACTCTCTAACCTAGATTTGTGTATTTTACATCCATTGGATTTTAGTATCTTCTTATGTTACAAGAAGCCTACTTATAAAGACAATGGGAACTCTATGGCCATGGTTGAGGTTCTCAAAAAGGCCTTGAAAGAAGCTCTAGTGCCCTACTATTTCCTTGCTGGTGAGAAAGTGCCAGACTCCATGGGTGAGCATAAGCTTCACTGCAACAACCGTGGGGTTGACTTCACGGAAGCTTTTGCATATATAGAGCTTCAAAAACTCAATTTGAATGAACCTGATGAGACCATTGGCTGCAAACTTGTACCCAAGAAGAAGAATGGCGTGCTGGCTGTCCAG GCAACTGGGTTCAAATGTGGTGGTCTTGTACTGGCATGCACATTTGACCATCAGATAGTAGATGCATACTCGGCAGGCATGTTTCTTGTTTCATGGGCTGAGATTGCTCAATCTAAACCCTTCTCTTCACTACCAACTTTCAACTGCGTGATGCTCAATCCTCGACATCCCGTTTCCTTTGATCCTTCCCTTCACAACTTGTATGTCCCCATCACCATGTTCAACCCTTCCAATGATCCAGAACCCAGTGCCAACCATTTTGAGAACCGCATATGCTTAGTTAAGGCAGACATAATTAACCAACTCCAATCACAAACCAGCACCAAGGAAAGTAAAAGGACTAAACTAGAGTCTTTCAGTGCACTTTTGTGGAAAATTAGTGCCAAAAGTGCTAAAAACAAAAGGGTATCAAAATTGGGTATTGTTGTTGATGGCAGGACAATGCTTAGCTTTGGAGACAAAGAGAAAACGTCACTAATGTCTTCTTACTTTGGAAACGTCTTGTCTATTCCCTATGATACTAAGAAAATTGATGAGCTTATTGAAAAACCATTGAGTTGGGTGGCTAATGAAGTTCATGGATTTTTGGAAGGTGCAAAGACTAAAGAACATTTCTTGGATTTGATAGATTGGGTGGAGGCTCATCGCCCAGTGCAAAGTTTGGCAAAGGTATATAGTAGTGGCAACAAAGAAGGACCAGCTTTGGTGGTTTCATCAGGACAACATTTTCCAATATCAAAGGTGGATTTTGGGTGGGGAAAGAGTGCATTTGGGTCATTCTATTTTCCATGGGGTGGGAATGTTGGGTATGTGATGCCAATACCAAGTCCATCTGGTAATGGTGATTGGGTGGTGTACATGCACATGTTGAAAAGGGAACTGGAGTTGATAGAGTGTGAGGCTGCACATGTGTTTAAGCCTTGCACTTCAGATTGTCTTAATTGA